A window from Cryptomeria japonica chromosome 1, Sugi_1.0, whole genome shotgun sequence encodes these proteins:
- the LOC131074632 gene encoding 20 kDa chaperonin, chloroplastic, with the protein MGASQLGCASTKIVGLRSFEGFRSSRATPPCSIAIRQQPIRRVNLVVKAATTVAPKFTTLKPLGDRVLVKIQPVEEKTGGGILLPSTAISKPQSGEVVAVGEGKSIGKTQVEPTVQVGAKVVYSKYAGTEIEFNGVDHLLLKEDDIVGLLETDDMKDLKPVSDRVLIKVQEAEEKTAGGLLLTSSAKEKPSIGTVVAVGPGSFDEEGNRKGLSISPGSTVLYSKYAGNEFKSKDESQYITLRVSDVIAVMS; encoded by the exons ATGGGAGCATCACAGCTGGGATGCGCCTCTACAAAAATTGTGGGTTTAAGGTCTTTTGAGGGTTTTAGGTCTTCAAGGGCTACCCCACCCTGCAGCATTGCTATTCGACAGCAACCCATTAGAAGAGTAAACCTGGTTGTCAAAGCAGCCACAACTGTGGCTCCCAAG TTTACCACACTCAAGCCACTAGGAGATCGGGTTCTCGTGAAGATTCAGCCCGTCGAAGAAAAGACTGGAGGTGGAATTTTATTGCCAAGCACTGCTATAAGCAAACCCCAGAGTGGTGAGGTTGTGGCTGTGGGTGAGGGCAAGTCTATTGGTAAAACTCAGGTTGAACCTACTGTTCAG GTTGGAGCCAAAGTTGTATATTCTAAGTATGCGGGTACAGAGATTGAATTTAATGGTGTGGATCATCTTCTTCTTAAAGAAGATGACATTGTTGGTCTTCTTGAGACTGATGACATGAAAGACCTCAAACCAGTCAGTGACCGTGTTTTAATAAAG GTCCAAGAAGCCGAGGAAAAGACTGCTGGTGGTTTGCTTTTGACATCAAGTGCTAAGGAGAAGCCTTCAATTGGAACG GTAGTTGCAGTAGGACCAGGCTCGTTTGATGAGGAAGGCAATAGAAAGGGACTTAGCATATCCCCTGGAAGTACTGTTTTGTACTCAAAATATGCAGGAAATGAATTCAAAAGTAAAGATGAATCTCAGTATATCACATTGAGGGTGTCTGATGTGATTGCTGTGATGTCTTAA